The following proteins are encoded in a genomic region of Mycolicibacterium confluentis:
- a CDS encoding ferritin-like fold-containing protein, whose product MSSTQPAAGPESSPQESAQTPRVPADHPGVDKLFALLAYGEVAAFYRLTDEARMAPNLTGRINMASMAAAEMGHYELLRDALQRRGVDVVTKMTEYAPTLDDYHSLTTPSTWLEALVKTYVGDALAADFYLEIADVLPDEVADVVRGVLAETGHSQFVVAEVRDAVAASDVHRSRLALWSRRLLGEAITQAQYVLAEHDELVDLVVSGTGGLGQITEFFDRLQNTHAARMAELGLA is encoded by the coding sequence ATGAGTTCGACGCAGCCCGCGGCCGGCCCCGAGTCCTCACCGCAGGAGTCTGCGCAGACCCCCCGAGTGCCCGCCGATCATCCCGGTGTCGACAAGCTCTTCGCGCTTCTGGCCTACGGCGAGGTGGCGGCGTTCTACCGCCTCACCGACGAGGCTCGGATGGCTCCGAATCTGACGGGGCGGATCAACATGGCGAGCATGGCCGCCGCCGAGATGGGGCATTACGAACTCCTGCGAGATGCGTTGCAGCGCAGGGGAGTCGACGTCGTCACGAAGATGACGGAGTACGCCCCGACGCTCGACGACTACCACAGTCTGACCACGCCCAGCACGTGGCTCGAGGCGTTGGTGAAGACCTACGTCGGCGATGCGCTGGCAGCCGATTTCTACCTCGAGATCGCCGACGTGCTGCCCGATGAGGTCGCCGACGTGGTCCGCGGGGTGCTGGCCGAGACGGGTCACTCACAGTTCGTGGTGGCCGAGGTCCGGGACGCGGTCGCGGCCAGCGACGTGCACCGCTCAAGGCTCGCGCTGTGGTCGCGCCGACTGCTCGGTGAGGCGATCACCCAGGCGCAGTATGTGCTGGCCGAGCACGACGAGCTGGTGGACCTCGTGGTGTCCGGTACAGGCGGGCTCGGCCAGATCACCGAGTTCTTCGACAGGCTGCAGAACACCCACGCGGCACGGATGGCCGAACTCGGCCTGGCCTGA
- a CDS encoding DEAD/DEAH box helicase, with translation MTQLQTPADHTFAQLGVDDAIVRALAEEGIEHPFAIQELTLPLALAGDDLIGQARTGMGKTYAFGVPLLHKIISDPSRPLSGAPRALIVVPTRELCVQVYGDLAGAGKYLTAPAADGDGTRPLSVVSIYGGRPYEPQIEALRNGADVVVGTPGRLLDLAQQGHLQLGGLSVLVLDEADEMLDLGFLPDIERILRLTPDSRQSMLFSATMPDPIITLARTFMNQPTHIRAEAPHSAATHDTTTQFIYRAHALDKVELVTRVLQAEGRGATMVFTRTKRTAQKVADELAERGFKVGAVHGDLGQIAREKALKSFRTGDVDVLVATDVAARGIDIDDVTHVINYQIPDDEQSYVHRIGRTGRAGKTGVAVTLVDWDELPRWTMINKALGLDCPEPAETYSSSPHLFEELGIPADATGSIGTPQKKVTKRREERTETISSGGSDKPRRNRERRRTRGGKTLTGHVEGTTADTDTAGADAPTAAAGEDGAEATRAPRRRRRRGPRKPAAEASVTAG, from the coding sequence ATGACTCAGTTACAGACTCCCGCCGACCACACGTTTGCCCAGCTCGGCGTTGATGACGCGATTGTGCGCGCGCTCGCCGAGGAGGGCATCGAGCACCCCTTCGCCATCCAGGAGCTGACGCTTCCGCTCGCACTGGCCGGCGATGACCTGATCGGCCAGGCGCGCACCGGCATGGGCAAGACCTACGCGTTCGGCGTCCCGCTCCTGCACAAGATCATCAGCGATCCCAGCCGCCCTCTCTCCGGCGCACCGCGTGCGCTGATCGTGGTGCCCACCCGCGAACTGTGCGTTCAGGTCTACGGCGACCTCGCGGGCGCCGGCAAGTACCTGACCGCCCCCGCCGCCGACGGCGACGGCACCCGCCCGCTGTCGGTGGTGTCCATCTACGGCGGCCGGCCCTACGAGCCACAGATCGAGGCGCTGCGCAACGGCGCCGACGTGGTCGTCGGCACCCCGGGCCGACTCCTCGACCTCGCGCAGCAGGGACACCTGCAGCTCGGCGGTCTGTCGGTGCTGGTCCTCGACGAGGCCGACGAGATGCTCGACCTCGGCTTCCTGCCGGACATCGAGCGCATCCTGCGCCTCACCCCGGACTCGCGCCAGTCGATGCTGTTCTCGGCGACCATGCCGGATCCGATCATCACGCTCGCGCGCACGTTCATGAACCAGCCCACCCACATCCGGGCCGAGGCGCCGCATTCGGCCGCCACCCACGACACCACCACGCAGTTCATCTACCGCGCCCACGCGCTCGACAAGGTCGAACTCGTCACCCGGGTGCTGCAGGCGGAGGGCCGCGGCGCGACGATGGTCTTCACCCGCACCAAGCGCACCGCGCAGAAGGTCGCCGACGAGCTCGCCGAGCGCGGCTTCAAGGTCGGCGCCGTGCACGGTGACCTCGGCCAGATCGCCCGCGAGAAGGCGCTGAAGTCCTTCCGCACCGGTGACGTCGACGTCCTGGTCGCCACCGACGTGGCCGCCCGCGGCATCGACATCGACGACGTCACCCACGTCATCAACTACCAGATCCCCGACGACGAGCAGTCCTACGTGCACCGCATCGGCCGCACCGGCCGCGCGGGAAAGACCGGTGTCGCGGTGACCCTGGTCGACTGGGACGAGCTGCCCCGCTGGACCATGATCAACAAGGCGCTGGGCCTGGACTGCCCGGAACCCGCCGAGACGTACTCGAGCTCGCCGCATCTGTTCGAGGAACTGGGCATTCCGGCGGACGCGACCGGGTCGATCGGGACCCCGCAGAAGAAGGTCACCAAGCGTCGCGAAGAGCGGACCGAAACCATCTCCAGCGGCGGGAGCGACAAGCCCCGCCGGAACCGTGAGCGCCGTCGCACCCGCGGAGGCAAGACGCTGACCGGGCACGTCGAGGGCACCACGGCCGACACCGACACCGCGGGCGCCGACGCTCCCACGGCCGCTGCCGGTGAGGACGGCGCCGAGGCCACGCGTGCACCGCGTCGCCGGCGTCGCCGCGGGCCCCGCAAGCCCGCCGCCGAAGCCAGCGTCACCGCCGGCTGA
- a CDS encoding Rv3212 family protein yields the protein MVRPERRTRGDIVAAVAIIAIVAVAAVAIWWTSDARATLSQPAATPSTSVPPAGEVPDELRELWAAPSAATTMPVVASGTVVTGDGRTVHGRNPDTGEPVWTYARDLDLCGVTWIYQYAVAVYPDVRGCGQVSTIDASTGRRGPSRTGYADKRVELSSDGTVALATGATRLELWRSDMVRVIGYGEVDARVKPNHTGVGKGCTILSAAASPSAVSLLQTCAGEADVRLTLLRPGKDDDEPELRDIPQAGVPSSAGPRVLAVSDTNTAVYLPTPKPRVSVVNDVGTETSSTPVSAPPSMADPESSVTRAGSLVTWWTGRSVMVFNSDKLTHKYTVNAEENIVPLGPATIMADKLLIPVTGGVGVYDVSDGHLERVIDVERRGMESGVGVIVPTVVGATLLEQRGRTLVALG from the coding sequence ATGGTCAGACCGGAGCGCCGCACCCGCGGCGACATCGTTGCGGCCGTCGCGATCATCGCGATCGTCGCCGTCGCCGCCGTGGCGATCTGGTGGACCAGTGATGCCCGCGCAACACTGAGTCAGCCCGCGGCCACACCGTCGACCAGCGTCCCACCCGCAGGCGAAGTCCCCGACGAGCTGCGCGAACTCTGGGCCGCGCCGAGCGCCGCGACCACCATGCCCGTGGTGGCCAGCGGAACCGTGGTGACCGGCGACGGCCGCACGGTGCACGGCCGCAACCCGGACACCGGCGAGCCTGTCTGGACCTATGCGCGCGATCTCGACCTGTGCGGGGTGACCTGGATCTACCAGTACGCCGTCGCGGTGTACCCCGACGTTCGTGGCTGTGGGCAGGTCAGCACGATCGACGCGTCCACGGGTCGTCGCGGCCCGTCCCGCACCGGCTACGCCGACAAGCGTGTGGAACTGTCCTCCGACGGCACCGTCGCGCTGGCCACCGGCGCGACCAGGCTGGAGCTCTGGCGCTCCGACATGGTGCGGGTGATCGGGTACGGCGAGGTGGACGCGCGGGTCAAGCCCAACCACACCGGTGTCGGCAAGGGCTGCACAATCCTGTCCGCCGCGGCCAGCCCGTCGGCCGTCTCACTGCTGCAGACCTGTGCGGGTGAGGCGGACGTCCGGTTGACCCTGCTGCGACCGGGCAAGGACGACGACGAGCCCGAACTGCGCGATATCCCGCAGGCCGGCGTGCCCTCGAGCGCGGGACCGCGCGTGCTGGCGGTCTCCGACACCAACACCGCGGTCTACCTCCCGACGCCCAAGCCCCGCGTCTCGGTGGTCAACGACGTCGGCACGGAGACCTCGAGCACGCCGGTGAGCGCGCCGCCGTCGATGGCCGATCCGGAAAGCTCGGTGACTCGGGCAGGCAGCCTGGTCACGTGGTGGACCGGCCGATCGGTCATGGTGTTCAACTCCGACAAGCTGACGCACAAGTACACCGTCAACGCCGAGGAGAACATCGTCCCGCTGGGACCGGCGACCATCATGGCCGACAAGCTGCTCATCCCCGTCACCGGCGGGGTCGGCGTCTACGACGTGTCCGACGGGCACCTCGAACGCGTCATCGACGTCGAGCGCCGCGGCATGGAGTCCGGTGTCGGAGTGATTGTGCCCACCGTTGTCGGTGCGACGCTGCTCGAGCAGCGCGGACGCACCCTCGTCGCGCTCGGATAG
- a CDS encoding ParA family protein: MGTKVLAVANQKGGVAKTTTVASLGAAMVEAGRRVLLVDLDPQGCLTFSLGQDPDKLPVSVHEVLLGEVEPNAALVQTSEGITLLPANIDLAGAEAMLLMRAGREYALKRALAKVADDFDVVIIDCPPSLGVLTLNGLTAADDVLVPLQCETLAHRGVGQFLRTVSDVQQITNSDLNLLGALPTLYDSRTTHSRDVLFDVVDRYGLALLAPPIPRTVRFAEATASGSSVIAGRKNKGAHAYRELATSLLKYWKSGKKLETFTPEV; the protein is encoded by the coding sequence GTGGGGACAAAGGTGTTGGCGGTGGCCAATCAGAAGGGCGGGGTGGCCAAGACGACGACGGTGGCGTCGTTGGGTGCTGCGATGGTGGAGGCGGGCAGACGCGTCCTGCTTGTGGATCTCGATCCGCAGGGCTGTCTGACGTTCTCGTTGGGCCAGGATCCGGACAAGCTCCCGGTCTCGGTGCATGAGGTTCTGCTGGGGGAGGTTGAACCGAACGCCGCGCTGGTGCAGACCAGCGAGGGGATCACGCTGCTGCCGGCCAACATCGACCTGGCGGGGGCCGAGGCGATGCTGTTGATGCGCGCAGGTCGCGAGTATGCGCTCAAGCGCGCACTGGCCAAGGTCGCCGATGATTTCGACGTCGTGATCATCGACTGCCCGCCGTCGCTGGGCGTGCTCACCCTCAACGGGTTGACCGCGGCAGATGATGTGCTCGTGCCGTTGCAGTGCGAGACGCTCGCGCATCGTGGCGTGGGTCAGTTCCTGCGGACGGTCTCCGACGTCCAGCAGATCACCAATTCCGACCTCAACCTGCTCGGCGCGCTTCCGACGCTGTACGACTCACGCACCACGCACAGCCGCGACGTGCTGTTCGACGTCGTCGACCGCTACGGACTGGCGCTGCTGGCACCGCCCATCCCGCGCACCGTGCGTTTCGCGGAGGCGACGGCGTCGGGGTCCTCGGTGATCGCCGGGCGCAAGAACAAGGGTGCTCACGCCTACCGCGAGTTGGCCACGAGCCTGCTCAAGTACTGGAAGTCGGGCAAGAAGCTGGAGACCTTCACACCGGAGGTGTGA
- a CDS encoding acid phosphatase, producing MSVGEHRLVLLRHGETEWSKSGQHTSTTDLDLTEYGREQAGLAALAVAHLGLEDAVVFSSPRRRALATAELAGLTVSEVLPGLAEWDYGDYEGQTTHDIRTQTPGWLLWTHGCPGGESVSDVSRRADAAIELALDTMRERDVVFVGHGHFSRSIVTRWVEQPLSEGARYGFGPASLAVCGFDYGLRQLKSLGLTAHRVNTETP from the coding sequence GTGAGTGTTGGTGAGCATCGGCTGGTCCTGTTGCGCCACGGAGAGACCGAATGGTCGAAGTCAGGTCAGCACACCAGCACTACAGATCTCGATCTCACCGAATACGGCCGTGAGCAGGCCGGATTGGCGGCCCTGGCGGTCGCGCACCTGGGACTCGAGGACGCCGTGGTGTTCTCCAGCCCGCGACGTCGTGCACTGGCGACCGCCGAACTGGCGGGCCTGACGGTATCCGAGGTCCTGCCCGGACTCGCCGAATGGGATTACGGCGACTACGAGGGCCAAACGACGCATGACATCCGCACCCAGACCCCGGGCTGGCTGCTGTGGACTCACGGCTGCCCGGGCGGCGAATCGGTTTCCGACGTGAGCAGGCGTGCCGACGCGGCGATCGAACTGGCGCTGGACACCATGCGCGAACGCGATGTGGTGTTCGTCGGCCATGGCCACTTCTCCCGCTCGATTGTGACGCGCTGGGTTGAACAACCGTTGTCCGAGGGCGCGCGGTACGGCTTCGGCCCGGCGTCGCTGGCCGTGTGCGGCTTCGATTACGGCCTGCGCCAGCTCAAATCGCTGGGGTTGACCGCGCATCGTGTGAACACCGAGACGCCGTGA
- a CDS encoding isochorismate synthase, whose protein sequence is MTPPSFVLSGPAGTIIGSGVRTPFSEIGAAQRALRSGDVPIVVGALPFDTSGVAALHEPETLSRGDSLPSWPSIPLPRVTDVAPEPNPAVHRDRVVAAIARLTAPGTELHKVVLARALRVSADAPWDAPTVLRRLRDADRGGYAYLVDLSPAGGTYAGTTFVGASPELLVARSGDRVTCRPFAGSAPRSADPDVDRANGRALAESAKNRHEHQLVIDVMRAALEPLCVELDIAPEPELHHTDALWHLNTPISARLRERDTTAMDLALALQPTPAVGGVPTAAAKALIAELEGDRGFYAGAVGWCDARGDGRWVVSIRCAQLSADGRTATAHSGGGIVAESDPDDEVAETTTKFKTILAGLGATP, encoded by the coding sequence GTGACGCCTCCGTCCTTCGTCCTGAGCGGGCCCGCAGGCACCATCATCGGCTCCGGTGTGCGCACCCCGTTCTCCGAGATCGGTGCGGCGCAGCGCGCGCTGCGCTCCGGCGATGTGCCGATCGTGGTGGGCGCGCTGCCGTTCGACACCTCCGGTGTCGCCGCGTTGCACGAACCCGAGACCCTGTCGCGGGGTGACAGCCTGCCGTCCTGGCCGAGCATCCCCCTGCCCCGCGTCACGGACGTTGCGCCGGAACCGAATCCGGCGGTCCACCGGGATCGGGTGGTGGCCGCCATCGCCCGACTGACGGCCCCCGGCACGGAACTGCACAAGGTGGTGCTGGCCCGCGCGCTGCGGGTGAGCGCCGACGCACCGTGGGACGCCCCGACGGTGCTGCGCCGCCTGCGCGACGCCGACCGGGGTGGGTACGCCTACCTGGTGGACCTGTCCCCCGCCGGCGGCACCTACGCGGGCACGACATTCGTGGGCGCGAGCCCCGAACTGCTGGTCGCGCGCTCCGGCGACCGTGTGACGTGCCGGCCGTTCGCGGGTTCGGCGCCACGCTCGGCCGATCCCGACGTGGACCGCGCCAACGGCCGGGCGCTCGCGGAGTCCGCGAAGAACCGCCATGAGCATCAACTGGTGATCGACGTCATGCGCGCCGCGCTCGAACCGTTGTGCGTCGAGTTGGACATCGCCCCCGAACCCGAGCTGCACCACACTGACGCGCTGTGGCACCTGAACACCCCGATCTCGGCCCGGTTGCGCGAAAGGGACACCACAGCAATGGATCTGGCGTTGGCACTGCAGCCGACCCCGGCCGTCGGCGGGGTCCCGACCGCAGCCGCGAAAGCGCTGATCGCCGAACTCGAAGGCGACCGCGGGTTCTATGCTGGAGCCGTCGGCTGGTGCGACGCCCGCGGCGACGGCCGGTGGGTGGTGTCGATCAGATGCGCGCAGCTGTCGGCGGACGGCCGGACCGCCACGGCACACTCCGGCGGGGGCATCGTCGCCGAGTCCGATCCCGACGACGAGGTCGCCGAGACCACAACGAAGTTCAAGACGATCTTGGCCGGACTGGGAGCGACACCATGA
- a CDS encoding GNAT family N-acetyltransferase, which produces MTQHIRPARPGDEAAITAMVHQLADFEKAAHEATVTEEQMRTALFGDHPIAYAHVAEVDGTAAAVAVWFVNFSTWDGVGGIYLEDLFVRPEFRRRGLARDLLVTLARECVQRGYSRLSWAVLNWNVNAIALYDGVGGLPMNDWTTYRVSGLNLTALAGEPVVDQP; this is translated from the coding sequence ATGACACAGCACATTCGGCCCGCCCGCCCCGGCGATGAGGCGGCGATCACCGCGATGGTCCACCAACTCGCCGATTTCGAGAAGGCCGCGCACGAGGCCACGGTCACCGAGGAGCAGATGCGCACTGCGCTGTTCGGCGACCACCCGATCGCGTACGCCCACGTCGCCGAGGTCGACGGCACAGCCGCGGCCGTCGCGGTGTGGTTCGTGAACTTCTCCACCTGGGACGGGGTCGGCGGCATCTACCTCGAGGACCTGTTCGTGCGTCCGGAGTTCCGCCGTCGGGGCCTGGCCCGGGACCTGCTGGTGACCCTGGCGCGCGAATGCGTGCAACGCGGTTACTCGAGGCTGTCCTGGGCCGTGCTGAACTGGAACGTCAACGCGATCGCACTCTACGACGGCGTCGGCGGCCTGCCGATGAACGACTGGACCACCTATCGGGTGTCGGGGCTGAACCTCACCGCACTGGCCGGCGAGCCGGTGGTGGACCAGCCCTGA
- the aroQ gene encoding type II 3-dehydroquinate dehydratase has protein sequence MTERRLLLVNGPNLNLLGTRQPEIYGTTTLVQIEQLTSDAAAEHGFVVRAVHSNHEGALIDAIQLARKDCLGIIINPAAYSHTSVAIADALRAADLPVVEVHLSNIHRREEFRHHSFTSAVAEVVIAGAGPLGYRFAVDWLAERLAK, from the coding sequence GTGACCGAACGCCGTCTGCTCCTCGTCAACGGGCCCAATCTGAACCTGCTGGGCACGCGTCAGCCCGAGATCTACGGCACCACCACGCTGGTGCAGATCGAGCAGCTGACCTCCGATGCCGCCGCGGAACACGGCTTCGTGGTGCGCGCGGTGCACAGCAATCACGAGGGGGCGTTGATCGACGCCATCCAGTTGGCACGCAAGGACTGCCTGGGCATCATCATCAACCCGGCCGCCTACAGCCACACCTCGGTGGCGATCGCCGACGCCCTGCGCGCCGCCGACCTGCCCGTCGTCGAGGTGCACCTGAGCAACATCCACCGCCGTGAGGAGTTCCGGCACCACTCCTTCACCTCGGCCGTCGCCGAAGTGGTGATCGCCGGCGCCGGTCCTCTGGGCTATCGGTTCGCGGTGGACTGGCTGGCCGAGAGGCTCGCGAAGTGA
- a CDS encoding M15 family metallopeptidase yields the protein MARADDGVVTLSPFDVGNPAVGGLQPELLSAVQTAANAAAAEGVTMTVTSGWRSPEFQQQLLDDAVLTYGSYAAARQYVQTPTASKHVLGEAVDIGGLGADEWLIANGPRFGLCQIYANELWHFELADPMSGCPALLPNAAA from the coding sequence ATGGCGCGCGCCGACGATGGCGTGGTGACGTTGTCTCCGTTCGACGTCGGGAATCCGGCCGTCGGCGGACTTCAGCCCGAACTGTTGTCGGCGGTCCAGACCGCCGCGAACGCCGCGGCCGCCGAGGGCGTCACGATGACCGTCACCTCGGGGTGGCGCTCGCCGGAGTTCCAGCAGCAACTGCTCGACGACGCCGTGCTCACCTACGGCAGTTATGCCGCCGCTCGGCAATATGTGCAGACCCCGACCGCGTCCAAGCATGTGCTCGGCGAAGCGGTCGACATCGGCGGTCTGGGCGCAGACGAATGGCTCATCGCCAACGGCCCGCGCTTCGGCCTGTGCCAGATCTACGCCAACGAACTGTGGCACTTCGAGCTGGCGGACCCGATGAGCGGCTGTCCCGCGCTGCTGCCCAACGCCGCGGCCTGA
- a CDS encoding diacylglycerol/lipid kinase family protein produces MRAVLIVNPNATSTTPAGRDLLAHALESRVRLTVEHTNHRGHASEIAEKAAADGVDVVIIHGGDGTVNEVVNGMLGKPGPLPPLRRVPAVAVVPGGSANVFARSLGIPSDPVEATNMLVDLLSEHGRERSWRRINLMDCGERWAVFTAGLGVDGEVVAAVEAHRSGKRSGKGVSASRYIRVAVPAVLRSARREPKLTLHLQDREPVSGVHFVFVSNSSPWTYANKRPVWTNPDCRFEGGLGVFATTSMNVWRNLGLVRQMLSKRPKIAAKHLIRDDNVSWVRVTSDTPVATQIDGDYLGERETMTFTSVSDALSVVAPPAETAPEL; encoded by the coding sequence GTGCGTGCCGTGCTGATCGTGAACCCCAATGCCACCTCCACCACCCCTGCGGGCCGCGACCTTCTGGCGCACGCTCTGGAAAGCCGGGTGCGGCTGACCGTCGAGCACACGAATCATCGTGGCCACGCGAGCGAGATCGCCGAGAAGGCCGCCGCCGACGGCGTGGACGTGGTGATCATTCACGGGGGCGACGGCACCGTGAACGAGGTGGTCAACGGCATGCTGGGCAAGCCGGGGCCGCTGCCGCCGCTGCGCCGTGTCCCTGCGGTGGCGGTGGTTCCCGGAGGCTCGGCCAACGTCTTCGCCCGGTCGCTGGGCATCCCTTCCGACCCCGTCGAGGCGACGAACATGCTGGTGGACCTGCTCAGCGAGCACGGCCGCGAACGCAGTTGGCGTCGCATCAACCTGATGGACTGCGGTGAGCGCTGGGCGGTCTTCACCGCCGGGTTGGGCGTCGACGGTGAAGTGGTGGCGGCAGTGGAGGCCCACCGGTCGGGTAAACGCAGCGGTAAAGGCGTCTCGGCGAGCCGCTACATCAGGGTCGCGGTGCCCGCGGTGTTGCGCAGCGCCCGACGGGAGCCCAAGCTCACGCTGCACCTGCAGGACCGCGAGCCCGTCTCGGGCGTGCACTTCGTCTTCGTGTCGAACTCCAGCCCGTGGACATACGCCAACAAGAGGCCCGTCTGGACCAACCCGGACTGCCGCTTCGAAGGCGGCCTGGGTGTGTTCGCGACCACAAGCATGAATGTGTGGCGCAATCTCGGTCTGGTCCGCCAGATGCTGTCAAAGCGCCCGAAGATTGCTGCCAAGCATCTGATTCGCGACGACAACGTGTCCTGGGTCCGAGTGACGAGCGACACGCCGGTTGCGACCCAAATTGACGGTGATTATCTCGGCGAGCGCGAAACTATGACGTTTACGTCAGTCTCTGACGCTTTGAGTGTGGTGGCCCCGCCTGCCGAAACCGCCCCTGAACTGTGA
- a CDS encoding WhiB family transcriptional regulator, with the protein MDWRHNAVCRDEDPELFFPVGNSGPALAQIADAKLVCNRCPVTTECLSWALESGQDAGVWGGMSEDERRALKRRNARTRTRTGV; encoded by the coding sequence ATGGATTGGCGTCACAATGCGGTCTGTCGTGATGAGGATCCGGAACTGTTCTTCCCGGTTGGGAACAGCGGTCCCGCGCTCGCTCAGATCGCCGACGCGAAGCTCGTCTGCAACCGCTGTCCCGTGACCACCGAGTGCCTGAGCTGGGCGCTTGAGTCGGGCCAGGACGCCGGTGTGTGGGGCGGCATGAGTGAAGACGAGCGTCGCGCCCTCAAGCGACGCAACGCGCGCACCCGGACCCGTACTGGGGTCTGA
- a CDS encoding sensor histidine kinase, with product MSTLGELLAEHTVLPGGAVDHLHAVVSEWQLLADLSFADYLMWVRRDDGDLVCVAQCRPNTAPTVLLSDAVGTTASAHELPLVVAAFQSGVIGREDDPGPSLSVRPMGLNIEAVPVKHGEAVVAVLTHQTALAAMRLSSPLEQAYLDCAGDLVLMLSEGTFPNVGDLAMSRSSPRVGDGFIRLDGNGDIAFASPNALSAYHRMGLTSELEGHNLVAITRPLISDPFEAQELAEHVRDSIAGGSSMRMEVDAGGAAVLLRTIPLVAHGAPAGAAVLIRDVTEVKRRDRALLSKDATIREIHHRVKNNLQTVAALLRLQARRTNNAESREALMESVRRVSSIALVHDALSMSVDEEVNLDQVIDRILPIMNDVASVDAPIKITREGALGVLDADRATALIMVVTELVQNALEHAFDAGAARGSVTIRAERSARWLDVVVHDDGRGLPAGFSLEKSDRLGLQIVRTLVSAELDGSLGMHDVPDGGTDVTLRVPIGRRSRLSQ from the coding sequence ATGTCCACACTCGGTGAGCTTCTTGCCGAGCACACCGTCCTGCCTGGCGGCGCGGTCGATCATCTGCACGCCGTGGTCAGTGAATGGCAGCTTCTGGCGGATCTGTCGTTCGCCGACTACCTGATGTGGGTGCGCCGCGACGACGGCGACCTGGTGTGCGTGGCTCAGTGCCGGCCGAACACCGCACCGACCGTCCTGCTCAGCGACGCCGTCGGCACGACGGCGTCGGCCCACGAGCTTCCGCTGGTGGTCGCGGCGTTTCAGTCCGGGGTGATCGGCCGCGAGGACGACCCTGGTCCGTCGCTGTCCGTGCGACCGATGGGCCTCAACATCGAGGCCGTGCCGGTCAAACACGGCGAGGCCGTGGTGGCCGTGCTGACGCACCAGACGGCGTTGGCAGCGATGCGGCTGTCCAGTCCGCTGGAGCAGGCCTATCTGGACTGTGCCGGCGATCTGGTGCTCATGCTGTCGGAGGGCACGTTCCCGAACGTCGGTGACCTGGCCATGTCGCGGTCGAGTCCCCGCGTGGGGGACGGGTTCATCCGGCTGGACGGCAACGGGGACATCGCGTTCGCCAGCCCCAACGCGCTGTCGGCATACCACCGGATGGGGCTCACCTCGGAGTTGGAGGGCCACAACCTGGTCGCCATCACCCGGCCGCTGATCTCCGACCCGTTCGAGGCGCAGGAACTCGCCGAGCACGTCCGCGACTCGATCGCGGGCGGTTCGAGCATGCGCATGGAGGTCGACGCCGGTGGTGCGGCCGTGCTGTTGCGCACCATCCCGTTGGTCGCCCATGGTGCTCCGGCGGGGGCAGCGGTGCTGATCCGCGACGTGACCGAGGTCAAGCGACGGGATCGCGCGCTGCTGAGCAAGGACGCCACGATCCGCGAGATCCACCACCGGGTCAAGAACAACCTGCAGACGGTCGCGGCGCTGCTGCGCTTGCAGGCCCGTCGGACCAACAATGCCGAGAGTCGGGAAGCCCTGATGGAGTCGGTGCGCCGGGTCTCCTCGATCGCTCTGGTGCACGACGCGTTGTCGATGTCGGTCGACGAGGAGGTCAACCTCGACCAGGTGATCGACCGCATCCTGCCGATCATGAACGACGTGGCGTCGGTGGACGCGCCGATCAAGATCACCCGTGAGGGCGCGCTCGGAGTGCTCGACGCCGACCGTGCGACGGCGCTGATCATGGTGGTCACCGAATTGGTGCAGAACGCCCTGGAACATGCCTTCGATGCGGGGGCGGCGCGCGGTTCGGTCACCATTCGCGCGGAGCGGTCGGCCCGCTGGCTCGATGTCGTGGTGCATGACGACGGCCGCGGCCTGCCAGCCGGTTTCAGCCTGGAGAAGTCCGACCGCCTCGGCCTTCAGATCGTGCGGACCCTGGTGTCCGCGGAACTCGACGGGTCACTGGGCATGCATGACGTGCCCGACGGGGGTACCGACGTCACGCTGCGGGTGCCGATCGGACGACGGTCCCGGCTGTCGCAGTGA
- a CDS encoding biotin/lipoyl-binding carrier protein, translating to MAEDVRAEIVASVLEVVVSEGDQISEGDTVVLLESMKMEIPVLAEAAGTVTKVNVAVGDVIQAGDLIAVIS from the coding sequence ATGGCCGAGGATGTTCGCGCAGAGATCGTTGCCAGCGTGCTCGAAGTGGTGGTGAGCGAGGGCGACCAGATCAGCGAGGGCGACACCGTGGTGCTGCTGGAGTCCATGAAGATGGAGATCCCAGTTCTGGCGGAAGCCGCAGGCACCGTCACGAAGGTCAACGTGGCCGTGGGTGACGTCATCCAGGCCGGCGACCTCATCGCCGTGATCAGCTAG
- a CDS encoding 50S ribosomal protein bL37 translates to MAKRGRKKRDRKHSKANHGKRPNA, encoded by the coding sequence ATGGCCAAGCGTGGCCGGAAGAAGCGCGACCGCAAGCACAGCAAGGCCAACCACGGCAAGCGTCCCAACGCCTGA